A window from Oncorhynchus mykiss isolate Arlee chromosome 9, USDA_OmykA_1.1, whole genome shotgun sequence encodes these proteins:
- the LOC110532794 gene encoding probable glutamate receptor: protein MKAFIGSVLCVVALLFVVCTAGPPVLSVSTILQEPYTMTQGSELEGYCIDLLAEIAKRLDFKYTVHLVKDGKYGQQDESGNWLGMIGEVVRGEADLAVASLTLTATREQGVEMSTPFMQTGIGFILSRDVGSEESHSLSFLFPFSTEMWVGILLAFLVTGLCIYLVSRISPCEWADPETDEHSFTLLHSFWYITGALTLQGAGPHPKGLSGRVISAIWWVFAVVLLACYFSNFNAMLRSDSKHVSVNNFEELAKQDVIDYGTVEGGSTFNFFKNSKNPTYRRIYQHMERKKSCVASVEEGNRRTQEGNYAFIGEAASLDLAVARYCNLIRSSELIAMRGYSIAAPLGFPMMKNITVAILQLSESGELAFLQSKWWASSCLPEGGQAPHALQPHLLRGLFLLLALGLGLGLLMAILELASKARSQAKDQKKSCCSVLLAELSQRFGSRGANAGTEMSEKSKA, encoded by the exons ATGAAAGCGTTTATTGGATCGGTTTTGTGTGTGGTGGCACTGCTATTTGTTGTTTGCACTGCAG GGCCCCCGGTGTTATCCGTCTCCACTATATTG CAAGAACCATACACTATGACCCAAGGGTCTGAGCTGGAGGGGTACTGCATTGACCTGCTAGCGGAGATTGCCAAACGGTTGGACTTCAagtacaccgtgcacctggtgaaGGATGGAAAGTATGGGCAACAGGATGAGAGCGGAAACTGGTTGGGGATGATCGGGGAGGTGGTCCGAGGG GAGGCCGACCTGGCGGTAGCCTCTCTGACCCTCACAGcgaccagggaacagggggtggAGATGAGCACTCCCTTCATGCAGACGGGCATTGGTTTCATCCTGAGCAGGGACGTGGGCTCCGAGGAGAGCCACTCCCTCAGCTTCCTCTTCCCCTTCTCCACCGAAATGTGGGTGGGCATCCTCCTGGCCTTCCTGGTGACCGGCCTCTGCATATATCTGGTTTCTAG GATAAGCCCCTGTGAGTGGGCAGACCCCGAGACAGACGAACACAGCTTCACTCTCCTGCACAGCTTctggtacatcactggagccCTGACCCTGCAAG GTGCTGGCCCACACCCTAAAGGCCTGTCTGGTCGCGTTATCAGCGCTATCTGGTGGGTGTTCGCGGTGGTGCTCCTGGCCTGCTACTTCAGCAACTTTAACGCCATGCTACGCTCGGATTCCAAACATGTCTCCGTGAATAACTTCGAGGAGCTGGCCAAACAGGACGTCATCGACTACGGAACAGTCGAAGGGGGATCCACGTTCAACTTCTTCAAA AACTCCAAAAACCCCACCTACCGACGCATCTACCAGCATATGGAGAGGAAGAAGAGTTGTGTGGCTTCAGTGGAAGAGGGCAATCGACGCACCCAGGAAGGCAACTACGCCTTTATTGGAGAGGCAGCGTCTCTGGACCTGGCTGTGGCTCGCTACTGCAACCTGATCCGCAGCAGCGAACTCATCGCCATGAGAGGGTACAGCATTGCAGCACCCCTAG gctTTCCAATGATGAAGAACATAACAGTGGCCATACTGCAACTGAGTGAATCTGGGGAGTTGGCCTTCCTGCAGAGTAAGTGGTGGGCCAGCAGCTGCTTGCCAGAGGGGGGCCAAGCCCCACATGCCCTCCAGCCCCACCTCCTGAGGGGTCTATTCCTTCTCCTGGCCCTGGGGTTGGGCCTGGGACTCCTCATGGCCATCCTGGAGCTTGCCTCCAAGGCCCGCAGTCAAGCCAAGGACCAGAAG AAATCCTGCTGCTCAGTGTTGTTGGCAGAACTGAGTCAGCGCTTCGGATCGCGTGGGGCAAACGCAGGCACAGAGATGTCAGAGAAGAGCAAAGCGTAA